The following coding sequences are from one Vibrio syngnathi window:
- the mltA gene encoding murein transglycosylase A, translating to MTLVIKKWLPFVAASFLFGCAQPTDLAQQHLDGEFPRTLNKVDLVESNKPRDYTAFAEQAEMVVSKSPSMAKIYEPLYQQLNEWAVLSGEPSELANFGVQTAQLGGGDKQGNVLFTGYFSPVMELRHEANEEYRFPVYGLPECDKECPTREEIYNGALEGQGLELGYSANRIDPFMMEVQGSGFVHFGDDDTLQYFAYAGKNNKAYVSIGRVLIERGLVPREKMSLKAIKEWVLANDPEVVKELLEQNPSFVFFSARDDLSVMGSAGIPLLPMAAVAGDRSILPMGTPILAEVPLLNADGTWSGAHQLRLLLVLDTGGAVKQNHLDLYHGMGPRAGTEAGHYKHFGRVWKLGLDGSATEAPWALPPEKVE from the coding sequence ATGACTCTTGTGATTAAAAAATGGCTTCCCTTTGTTGCTGCCTCTTTCTTATTTGGCTGTGCTCAACCCACTGATCTTGCCCAACAACACCTTGATGGTGAATTTCCCCGAACCTTAAATAAGGTCGATTTGGTTGAATCTAATAAACCAAGAGACTACACCGCATTTGCAGAGCAAGCTGAGATGGTGGTTTCTAAATCCCCTTCGATGGCTAAAATCTATGAGCCGCTTTATCAGCAACTCAATGAATGGGCGGTGCTGAGTGGAGAGCCGAGTGAACTCGCTAATTTTGGCGTTCAAACAGCTCAATTAGGTGGTGGCGATAAGCAAGGCAATGTTTTGTTTACGGGCTACTTTTCTCCTGTAATGGAATTGCGACATGAAGCAAACGAAGAATATCGATTCCCTGTTTATGGGCTTCCAGAGTGTGATAAAGAGTGTCCTACACGCGAAGAGATCTACAACGGAGCATTAGAAGGCCAAGGTCTTGAGTTAGGTTACTCTGCAAACCGTATCGACCCATTTATGATGGAAGTACAGGGCAGCGGCTTTGTGCATTTCGGAGATGATGACACGCTGCAATATTTTGCATACGCGGGTAAGAACAACAAAGCTTACGTGAGTATCGGCCGTGTTTTGATCGAGCGAGGTTTAGTGCCACGCGAAAAAATGTCATTGAAAGCTATTAAAGAGTGGGTCTTGGCAAACGATCCTGAAGTGGTAAAAGAACTGCTTGAGCAAAACCCATCTTTCGTCTTCTTTAGCGCGAGAGATGATCTATCCGTAATGGGAAGTGCTGGCATTCCTTTATTACCGATGGCGGCGGTAGCGGGCGATCGCTCTATCTTACCAATGGGAACACCTATCCTGGCTGAGGTTCCGTTACTGAATGCTGATGGTACTTGGAGCGGCGCGCACCAACTAAGACTGCTATTGGTTTTAGATACCGGTGGTGCGGTTAAGCAAAACCATTTGGATCTCTACCATGGCATGGGCCCACGAGCAGGTACTGAAGCGGGTCATTACAAGCATTTTGGTCGGGTGTGGAAGCTGGGTCTAGATGGCAGCGCAACCGAAGCGCCTTGGGCTTTACCACCTGAAAAGGTCGAGTAA
- a CDS encoding DUF2850 domain-containing protein, which translates to MQKNPARKSKIDEIARGLYSGTEQRNKPKLRRKVIERSLMVLALVGSFAVASLFADVFYRVQDAITPNSEIYGTWVEQDVARYAADEFMLSENGVSVRGSIVSTHFDFDGKYFEYKTGNKAYHFRLTNSDKTEMMLVSDNHYNPVFRLKGRIDNSVR; encoded by the coding sequence ATGCAAAAAAATCCAGCAAGAAAGAGTAAGATTGATGAGATCGCTAGAGGTCTCTACAGTGGAACAGAGCAGCGCAACAAACCTAAATTGAGACGTAAGGTCATTGAACGCAGTTTAATGGTTTTAGCTTTGGTGGGTTCGTTTGCCGTCGCTTCCTTGTTTGCCGATGTGTTTTATAGAGTGCAAGATGCGATAACGCCCAATAGTGAGATATATGGTACTTGGGTAGAGCAAGATGTTGCTCGTTATGCTGCAGATGAGTTTATGTTGAGTGAAAATGGTGTGTCAGTGCGAGGCTCTATTGTGTCGACTCATTTTGATTTTGATGGCAAGTACTTCGAATATAAGACTGGTAATAAAGCGTATCACTTTCGCCTAACGAATTCTGATAAGACAGAAATGATGCTTGTATCGGATAATCACTATAATCCAGTCTTTCGCCTTAAAGGTCGTATCGATAACTCAGTTCGATAG
- the tcdA gene encoding tRNA cyclic N6-threonylcarbamoyladenosine(37) synthase TcdA: MRELTTPASENYDQRFGGTRRLYGNSEVDILRAAHVCVIGIGGVGSWAVEALARTGLGELTLIDMDDVCVTNINRQIHAMSGTVGKSKIEVMAERVKLINPECKVNLIDDFIGPDNQAEYLSKEFDFVLDAIDSMKAKASLLAYCRSNKIKVITTGGAGGQIDPTQIKVADLTKTIQDPLAKKLKDTLRRHHNFPKNPARKFGIDCVFSTEQLKYPQADGSVCAAKATAEGPKRMDCATGFGAATVVTATFGFVAVSRIVEKLIQKHAK; encoded by the coding sequence ATGCGTGAATTGACCACTCCAGCTTCAGAAAACTATGACCAACGATTTGGTGGCACTCGTCGCTTATATGGCAATAGTGAAGTCGACATACTTAGAGCAGCACACGTGTGTGTGATCGGTATTGGCGGTGTCGGTTCATGGGCGGTTGAAGCGCTTGCTCGTACCGGTTTAGGTGAGCTGACTTTGATCGATATGGATGATGTGTGCGTGACTAACATCAACCGTCAGATCCATGCTATGTCTGGCACGGTTGGTAAGAGCAAAATCGAAGTGATGGCGGAGCGCGTCAAACTGATTAACCCTGAGTGTAAAGTGAACCTGATTGACGATTTTATTGGCCCAGATAATCAGGCTGAATACCTATCGAAAGAGTTCGATTTTGTGTTGGATGCGATTGATAGCATGAAAGCTAAGGCTTCATTGCTTGCGTATTGCCGTAGCAACAAAATTAAGGTGATCACTACCGGTGGTGCTGGTGGCCAAATCGATCCGACTCAAATCAAAGTGGCTGATCTGACCAAGACGATTCAAGATCCGCTCGCGAAGAAACTAAAAGACACTTTGCGTCGTCATCATAATTTCCCTAAGAACCCAGCGCGTAAGTTTGGTATCGATTGTGTGTTCTCGACTGAGCAACTGAAATACCCTCAAGCCGACGGCAGTGTATGTGCTGCGAAAGCAACAGCGGAAGGTCCAAAACGCATGGACTGTGCGACGGGTTTTGGTGCGGCAACGGTTGTAACGGCTACATTTGGTTTTGTGGCTGTTTCGCGTATTGTCGAAAAGTTGATTCAAAAGCACGCTAAGTAG